The region CAAAACTCCCTGCCTGCCCGCGCCGCGCCTGTCGCGGCTGACCGGCGCCGATGTCTATGTGAAATACGAGAACATGCAGGTCACCGGTGCCTTCAAGGAACGCGGTGCACTGGTCAAGCTTTCCAGCCTGAGCGAGGCAGAGCGCAAGCGCGGCGTGATCGCCGTTTCCGCCGGCAACCACGCCCAAGGGGTTGCCTATCATGCAGGGAGACTGGGCATACCGGCTACGATCGTCATGCCGGCCCTGACCCCGTTCGTGAAGATTTCCGCAACGCGCGACTATGGCGCTGAAGTGGTTCTGATCGGCAACACGCTCGCGGAGGCCAAGGCCGAGGCAGACAGGCTCGCCGCTGAGAAGAACCTCGTCTGGGTGCATCCCTATGATGATGCCCACGTCATTCACGGTCAGGGCACCATCGCCCTTGAAATGCTTGAGGCCCAGCCGGATCTCGACACGCTTGTCATTCCGGTCGGTGGCGGCGGGCTGATTTCCGGCATGGCCGTCGCCGCAAAGGCAATCAAGCCGAGCATTGAAGTCATCGGGGTGGAAACGGTCCTGTATCCAGGCATGTGGGGCGCGATGCACGGCAAGGAGGTTCGTTGCGAGGGCGCGACCATTGCCGAAGGTATCGCCGTGCGCGACATCGGCCTGCTGACCACCGAGGTCGTCAAACGGACCGTCGACGAGATCATCCTGGCCAAGGAAAGCACGATCGAGCAGGCGATCAATGCCTATTTGACGCTCCTGCGAACCATTGCCGAAGGCGCCGGCGCAGCCGGGCTCGCCGGAATGCTGACCGACCCTGATCGCTTTGCCGGCAAGCGTGTCGGCATCGTGCTGTGCGGTGGCAACATTGACCCACGCCTCTTGTCCAAGATTGTGGTCAGGGAGCTGGCACGGGATGGACGGCTGGTCTCTATTCGCATCGACACCCCTGACCGTCCTGGCGTCCTTGGCGAGATCGCAACCACCATCGGAGACATGCAGGGCAATGTGGTCGACGTTGCTCATCACCGGCTGTTCCTGAACGTTCCGGCCAAGGGCGCAACGCTTGACGTTACATTTGAGGCCTTCGACCGAACTCATGGCGAGGAGATCGTCACGGCTCTCCGGCAACGTGGATTTACGGTCCGTCATCTTGAAATCGGCGAGCGGATGGACTGATGGAGAGCAACCTCCGATTTGCAATTTGCCAGGAACGCCCCCAAATCAGGGGCTGAATACAAACGGAGACCTGCACATGTCCGCCGACTTCTCCAACGCTGACCAACGCCGCGATGCCTATGATCCGCTTGTGCAGCCCGAATTGTTCGAGGGTTTGCGAACTCGTCGGATCTTTGCATTTCTGATCGATGCGATCGCTGTCGCGATCTTGTTCCTGCCAGCAGCTGTGCTGGTTTTCTTCCTTGGCATTTTCACGCTTGGTCTTGGTTGGCTGCTGTTTGCAGTGCTCAGCCCGATTCTGCCTATCGCCTACACGGCCTTTACACTTGGCGGGCCAAACGCGGCCACGCCAGGAATGCGGGCGATGGGTCTAGAGATGCGTCTTTGGTATGGCGCCCGCCCCTATCCGCTGCTAGCTGCAGTGCATGTCGTGCTTTTCTGGTTTTCCATATCGCTTCTGACGCCCCTGATTTTGCTGATCTCGTTGTTTTCGGATCGCAAACGATTGCTGCACGATATCGTGCTGGGCACAATCGTGATGAATTCCGCAGCCCTGCGCCGCTAAACCGCTCCAACAGGTATGAGATTTCACATTCGCTGGTGAACAAGCGAGTTGGTTCTTTCACTTGCCGCCACCGATGCTCTAAACTGTTGACCTTGGGCTTCGGCCAGGATCGCAACGGGCTGGTGAATGCTGGTAATTGATTTCCCCATGGCACTGACCTTTCTGGTCCTGGTGTCCACGGTTGTTCTTTATGCAACCGAGCGCTATTCCATCGAGGTCATCGCGCTCGGATCGGTTGTCGCCTTCATGGCGATTTTTACGATTTTTCCAGTCGAGGTGGACGGCGCACAGATCGTTCCTGCTGATTTCCTCGTCGGCTTTTCAAATTCGGCGCTCATAACGGTGATCTGTCTTTTGATCATCGGCCAAGGGTTGTTTCAGACAGACGCGCTTGAATATCCCGCCAAGATGATCGTGCGCTGGAGCCGCGGCCGGTCACACATGGCGACCGTGCCCGTTCTTCTGGCAGTGGCCGTCCTGAGCGCTTTTTTGAACAATACGCCCGTCGTCGTGATGTTCCTGCCGATCCTGAGCGCAGTTGCCGCGACTATGGGACAGTCGTCTTCCCGTGTTCTGATGCCGCTTTCTTTCATCGCGATCCTGGGTGGCATGACCACATTGATCGGTTCGTCCACGAACCTTCTGGTCGCCAATTTCGCAGCCCAGACATCCGATATCCGGCTGAGCTTCTTCAGCTTTACTGCCATCGGTCTGCTTATGGCAGGCACGGGAGCCATCTATGTTCTGTTTCTCATGCCTCGGCTGCTCAAGCCGCGAAAAACGATGGCAGACGAAATCCAGGGGGCTTCCGGCAAGCAGTTCATCGCCCAGATCAACATCACCTACGGACACCCGCTTGTAGGCGTCGAGTCCGTTTCAGGCATGTTTCCAGCGCTAAAGGACATGACTGTCCGTCTGGTCCAGCGGGGCGAGAAGCCCCTACTTCCGCCTTTCGAGAA is a window of Labrenzia sp. CE80 DNA encoding:
- a CDS encoding threonine ammonia-lyase — protein: MSDAFSHSDPAQVTIEEIRKAADLISGAVLKTPCLPAPRLSRLTGADVYVKYENMQVTGAFKERGALVKLSSLSEAERKRGVIAVSAGNHAQGVAYHAGRLGIPATIVMPALTPFVKISATRDYGAEVVLIGNTLAEAKAEADRLAAEKNLVWVHPYDDAHVIHGQGTIALEMLEAQPDLDTLVIPVGGGGLISGMAVAAKAIKPSIEVIGVETVLYPGMWGAMHGKEVRCEGATIAEGIAVRDIGLLTTEVVKRTVDEIILAKESTIEQAINAYLTLLRTIAEGAGAAGLAGMLTDPDRFAGKRVGIVLCGGNIDPRLLSKIVVRELARDGRLVSIRIDTPDRPGVLGEIATTIGDMQGNVVDVAHHRLFLNVPAKGATLDVTFEAFDRTHGEEIVTALRQRGFTVRHLEIGERMD
- a CDS encoding RDD family protein, yielding MSADFSNADQRRDAYDPLVQPELFEGLRTRRIFAFLIDAIAVAILFLPAAVLVFFLGIFTLGLGWLLFAVLSPILPIAYTAFTLGGPNAATPGMRAMGLEMRLWYGARPYPLLAAVHVVLFWFSISLLTPLILLISLFSDRKRLLHDIVLGTIVMNSAALRR